The Ketobacter sp. MCCC 1A13808 genome includes a window with the following:
- a CDS encoding phospholipase D-like domain-containing protein → MNLPHFDSFSCTLPWQTDCHFSLLIDGDEFYPRMLDALNQAHQSIELEMYLFESGIIATRYISALVDATKRGVQVRVLVDHVGSFKLQPSDQSRLRQAGVELRIFNRLQHRHWLRNLFRDHRKIIVIDRQLAFVGGAGISDSFSAEVRPDSAWRETMISIEGPAVQDWLTLFERSWYFYNLRQDEAQRKILLGALSDAPDKPLQNGTISQARVVASRGPGNKPIIATLLNKLTKSKQRAWLVTAYFYPSRKLVKALCKAARHGVDVRILLPGPNTDHPSIRYAGRSWYRKLLDSGVKIYEYQPRFLHMKVALVDNWVSIGSCNFDRWNLRWNLEANQEIIDDSFSLSTVAMLENDIEQALQIRLDSWKKRGWYQKVMERFWKWMGRFLARIPND, encoded by the coding sequence ATGAATCTACCACACTTTGACAGCTTCAGCTGCACACTTCCCTGGCAAACCGATTGCCACTTTTCATTATTGATCGACGGTGACGAGTTCTACCCTCGCATGCTTGACGCTCTGAATCAGGCCCACCAAAGTATCGAACTGGAGATGTACCTATTTGAATCCGGCATCATTGCCACCCGCTATATTTCAGCTCTGGTTGATGCAACCAAGCGTGGCGTTCAGGTGCGCGTGCTAGTGGATCACGTGGGATCTTTCAAATTACAACCTTCGGATCAGTCCAGACTCAGGCAAGCCGGGGTGGAGTTAAGGATCTTTAATCGCCTCCAGCACCGACACTGGCTCAGAAATTTATTCCGCGATCACCGAAAGATTATTGTCATTGACAGACAACTTGCTTTCGTCGGTGGTGCTGGAATTAGCGATAGCTTTTCAGCTGAAGTCAGACCTGACTCTGCCTGGCGGGAAACCATGATCAGTATCGAAGGCCCGGCAGTTCAGGACTGGTTAACATTGTTTGAGCGATCCTGGTATTTCTATAACTTACGCCAGGATGAGGCACAACGTAAAATACTGCTCGGAGCCCTTAGTGATGCTCCGGATAAGCCACTGCAAAACGGCACCATCAGTCAAGCCCGGGTCGTAGCCAGCCGCGGTCCAGGCAACAAACCCATTATTGCAACCCTATTGAATAAACTGACCAAGTCCAAACAGAGGGCGTGGCTGGTGACCGCGTATTTCTATCCTTCGCGCAAATTAGTAAAAGCGCTGTGTAAAGCCGCTCGTCACGGCGTGGATGTTCGCATCCTGCTACCGGGGCCCAATACCGATCATCCATCCATTCGCTATGCGGGGCGCTCCTGGTATCGCAAACTGCTGGACTCAGGCGTTAAAATTTACGAATATCAGCCCCGCTTTCTGCATATGAAAGTCGCTTTAGTGGATAACTGGGTTAGCATTGGTTCCTGTAATTTTGATCGCTGGAATTTACGTTGGAATCTGGAAGCGAACCAGGAAATCATTGATGACTCTTTTTCCTTGAGTACTGTAGCCATGCTGGAAAACGACATCGAGCAGGCTTTGCAAATCCGCCTGGATAGCTGGAAAAAGCGCGGATGGTATCAAAAAGTAATGGAGCGATTCTGGAAATGGATGGGCAGGTTTCTGGCACGCATTCCCAACGACTAA
- a CDS encoding cation:proton antiporter → MEHANIVNELIIILGASVAAAAVFTRLQVPTIICYLFVGLILGPNGLGLVKGVAEFQIIAEFGVAFLLFTLGLEFSLPHLIALRKVVFGLGSLQVAICIAVFGGLIYLARSVYAISMTGTLIAASAVALSSTAIVSKELSQRNEIATAHGHTAIGILLFQDIAAIVILVLISVGSDASGEELILSLAFAGANAIGFFVCMVAIGKWIMPPLFTEISKTKSEELFVLTVLVVALLSAATAHSLGLAMALGAFMAGMMLGESHFRHQIEAEIRPFRDVLLGIFFVSIGLMIDFDLIQTFWPRILFFSACLIVFKTILIGLLCKTFGNSPIVSFRTGLILCQGGEFGFALLALAVKGDLVPTDVASFFLSIIVISMGVTPLLVSNSEKIANYFLARQRQNPADTLLPDTTSHTASEMEGHVILCGYGRVGQTIARFLQQEQIPYIAIDDDPVRVQRARLAGENVEYGSARKLKVLMHLGLMKANLMVISFDDHIAAKKMLLEVRQQRAKLPILVRTRDDAHLLELQEAGATAVIPETLEASLMLVGHVMVALGQPGEKVFESIDNVRNERYKMLHGFIVGQHGPYGMSRYKRRLHPVFLPASAFAVNKAVGNLELEPLNVKLHTIRRGNDIVLDANENTLLLESDIVVLSGEQTDIEAAEAYLLSGKSLLTSN, encoded by the coding sequence TTGGAACATGCGAACATCGTTAATGAGCTAATCATTATCCTGGGAGCGTCAGTAGCGGCTGCAGCAGTATTCACCCGACTTCAAGTACCGACCATTATCTGTTATTTGTTTGTAGGCTTGATACTCGGTCCCAATGGGTTGGGACTGGTAAAGGGTGTGGCCGAATTTCAGATTATTGCAGAATTCGGTGTCGCATTTTTATTGTTCACCTTGGGTCTGGAGTTTTCCTTACCCCATCTGATTGCCTTGCGCAAAGTGGTTTTTGGGTTAGGTTCGCTGCAGGTCGCCATCTGTATCGCTGTTTTTGGCGGTTTGATATACCTTGCCAGATCAGTTTACGCGATTTCCATGACCGGAACGCTCATTGCAGCGTCGGCCGTGGCGCTTTCCTCCACAGCCATCGTCAGCAAGGAACTCAGTCAAAGAAACGAAATTGCTACTGCGCACGGGCACACTGCAATCGGTATATTATTGTTTCAGGACATCGCCGCCATCGTCATTCTGGTGCTGATATCCGTCGGCAGCGATGCCAGCGGTGAAGAATTGATACTATCACTGGCCTTTGCGGGTGCCAATGCCATCGGCTTTTTTGTTTGCATGGTGGCTATCGGCAAATGGATTATGCCTCCGCTTTTCACTGAGATCAGTAAAACCAAATCAGAAGAACTGTTTGTGCTCACCGTTCTGGTGGTTGCGCTTTTATCTGCCGCCACTGCACACTCGTTGGGATTAGCCATGGCACTGGGCGCATTTATGGCAGGTATGATGCTGGGGGAAAGTCACTTCCGACATCAGATCGAAGCCGAAATTCGCCCCTTCAGAGATGTGCTTCTGGGCATATTTTTTGTCAGTATCGGGTTGATGATCGATTTCGATCTGATCCAAACCTTCTGGCCACGAATTCTCTTTTTCAGCGCCTGCCTGATTGTATTCAAAACTATTCTGATCGGCCTTCTGTGCAAAACATTCGGTAACAGCCCGATCGTTTCGTTCCGCACCGGATTAATACTGTGTCAGGGTGGCGAATTCGGGTTTGCCTTACTTGCACTCGCGGTCAAAGGCGATTTGGTGCCTACCGATGTTGCATCGTTTTTCCTATCTATTATCGTAATCAGTATGGGTGTGACGCCGCTGCTGGTCTCAAACAGTGAAAAAATCGCCAATTACTTCCTGGCACGCCAGCGACAAAACCCGGCGGATACCCTGCTTCCGGATACGACTTCTCACACTGCGTCCGAAATGGAGGGCCACGTTATTCTGTGTGGTTATGGCCGGGTGGGCCAGACCATTGCCCGCTTTTTACAACAGGAACAAATCCCCTATATCGCTATTGACGATGACCCGGTGCGTGTCCAGCGCGCCAGATTAGCAGGCGAAAATGTGGAGTACGGCAGCGCTAGGAAACTAAAGGTGTTAATGCACCTGGGCTTGATGAAAGCCAATCTGATGGTGATCAGCTTTGACGATCACATAGCAGCGAAAAAAATGCTGTTAGAAGTCAGGCAGCAACGAGCCAAACTGCCAATCCTGGTGCGCACACGAGATGATGCACACCTGCTTGAATTACAGGAGGCAGGCGCGACCGCCGTCATACCGGAAACGCTGGAAGCCAGCCTGATGTTGGTCGGGCATGTTATGGTGGCACTGGGTCAGCCCGGTGAGAAAGTTTTTGAATCCATCGATAACGTACGCAACGAACGTTATAAAATGCTGCACGGATTTATCGTCGGCCAACACGGTCCTTACGGGATGTCACGCTACAAACGCCGGCTCCATCCAGTTTTTCTGCCCGCGTCGGCCTTCGCCGTAAACAAGGCGGTTGGAAATCTGGAACTGGAGCCCCTCAACGTAAAGCTGCACACCATTCGCCGCGGCAACGACATCGTACTGGATGCAAACGAAAACACGCTTTTGCTGGAGTCGGATATTGTCGTATTAAGTGGAGAACAAACGGACATCGAAGCAGCAGAAGCTTATCTGCTTAGTGGCAAATCCTTACTCACCAGCAACTGA
- a CDS encoding NAD-dependent deacylase, with translation MMLQSDIEQAAEWVMNARRILFITGAGISADSGLPTYRGIGGLYEDKQTEHGIPIEVALSGDMMSTRPDITWKYLRQIEQSCRGAAFNQAHQVIADIEQLKPESWVLTQNIDGFHRSAGSKNVIEIHGQVGELVCTRCLQRQAVEDYSHIEGLPVCERCHNILRPNVVLFGEMLPEQAVMDLHREMVGGFDLVFSIGTTSVFPYISQPVYEARKWGAKVIEINPGITEVSPFVNVRLQMRAAHAMRQIGQAMGLSPKNTH, from the coding sequence ATTATGCTTCAATCTGATATCGAACAAGCTGCAGAATGGGTTATGAATGCCCGGCGAATATTATTTATTACGGGGGCGGGTATATCCGCGGATTCAGGTTTACCGACTTATCGGGGCATTGGCGGCCTTTACGAGGATAAGCAGACAGAGCACGGTATACCGATCGAAGTTGCGTTATCCGGCGATATGATGTCGACTCGTCCGGACATTACCTGGAAATACCTGCGACAAATAGAACAAAGCTGTCGCGGCGCGGCTTTTAATCAGGCGCATCAGGTGATCGCTGATATCGAACAGTTAAAGCCGGAGAGCTGGGTTTTAACGCAAAATATAGATGGCTTCCACCGTTCTGCTGGCAGCAAAAATGTGATCGAAATTCACGGCCAGGTGGGTGAATTGGTTTGCACCCGATGTTTGCAACGGCAGGCGGTGGAAGATTATAGCCATATTGAGGGTCTGCCCGTTTGTGAACGTTGCCATAACATACTCCGGCCGAATGTCGTACTGTTTGGTGAAATGCTACCGGAGCAGGCGGTGATGGATTTGCATCGTGAAATGGTCGGGGGGTTTGATCTGGTGTTCAGCATTGGCACAACCAGCGTTTTTCCCTATATTTCCCAGCCGGTTTATGAGGCGAGAAAGTGGGGGGCTAAAGTGATTGAAATCAACCCGGGCATTACCGAAGTTTCCCCATTTGTAAATGTTCGTCTGCAAATGAGAGCGGCGCATGCGATGCGGCAAATAGGGCAGGCGATGGGATTGTCTCCGAAAAACACCCACTGA
- a CDS encoding GGDEF domain-containing protein — translation MDSNKRHAEVLEHLTNLRAGSFWQQVFSPYLEQAYQTNQNQWYRDAIRFSSLLAILLLLASYLVEWGTGITHGAEALVARAIAIIGLAVAYIYIRRSKRLTWKYWVVTLNTLILTAALLVIAHDTAQPIKMIYYTNVFFVAVVVFTFIRLPLNFTNTLGLVLLIMVACALYLDSMNLQVSAHIMFFLCSGTFIAVMVSSRTEKMSRESFLKSELIEFEKRHLRDLNERLQEQITLDRVTHLYNRMAFDDKLLSMWSLCSQNDQRLVLVAIHIERFGYFNEKRGAESGDDLLREMSRKIRSVLQDSNDAAARISGGRFVVLLTGAEKEVNEQLEALRGQLLNLSTLQRCTVLEGKVYLSWGRVNLEVDIDRDPRGVIDRMFNHLGPIEDLVLSHHTQAVAASIL, via the coding sequence GTGGATAGCAATAAGAGACACGCCGAGGTGCTGGAGCATCTCACCAATCTTCGGGCAGGTTCCTTCTGGCAACAGGTGTTTTCTCCCTACCTGGAGCAAGCATATCAAACCAACCAAAATCAGTGGTACCGTGACGCCATCCGTTTTTCATCGCTACTGGCCATTTTGTTGCTTTTGGCCAGTTATTTGGTGGAGTGGGGCACTGGAATTACCCATGGAGCCGAGGCGTTGGTTGCGCGGGCAATAGCCATCATCGGTTTGGCTGTTGCTTACATCTACATCCGCAGATCGAAACGCCTTACCTGGAAATATTGGGTTGTCACCCTGAACACGCTGATTCTCACAGCCGCGTTGCTGGTTATTGCGCACGATACCGCTCAGCCCATCAAAATGATCTATTACACCAATGTGTTTTTCGTTGCTGTGGTGGTGTTTACTTTCATTCGTTTACCCCTTAATTTCACTAACACATTGGGGTTGGTGTTATTGATCATGGTCGCCTGTGCATTGTATCTGGACTCGATGAATTTACAGGTGTCTGCACACATCATGTTTTTCCTATGCAGCGGAACGTTTATCGCTGTCATGGTATCGAGCCGGACGGAAAAGATGTCCAGGGAAAGTTTTCTTAAGTCCGAACTGATCGAATTTGAAAAACGCCACCTGCGGGATTTGAACGAACGACTGCAGGAGCAGATCACACTTGATCGCGTTACTCATCTTTATAACCGCATGGCGTTCGATGACAAGTTATTGTCTATGTGGTCTTTATGCAGTCAGAATGATCAGCGGTTAGTGTTAGTGGCCATCCATATTGAGCGGTTTGGTTACTTTAACGAAAAGCGCGGCGCGGAAAGTGGCGACGATTTATTACGGGAAATGTCCCGTAAAATACGTTCTGTGCTGCAAGATAGCAACGATGCTGCGGCTCGTATCAGTGGTGGTCGGTTTGTTGTTTTGCTGACGGGCGCTGAAAAAGAAGTTAATGAGCAGCTAGAGGCGCTGCGAGGTCAGCTGCTGAATTTGAGCACTTTACAACGCTGCACGGTGCTGGAAGGGAAGGTGTATTTATCCTGGGGTCGGGTCAATCTTGAGGTGGATATTGATCGTGATCCGCGCGGAGTGATTGACCGCATGTTCAACCACCTCGGTCCCATAGAAGACCTGGTTTTGTCTCACCATACTCAGGCCGTTGCGGCATCCATTCTTTAA
- a CDS encoding tetratricopeptide repeat protein, whose translation MSDANYVVEVNETNINDIVQMSARVPVLLDFWADWCEPCKALAPVLDALVTKYQGKFILAKVDTEANPGLCQQLGVRSIPALKLIVQGQLAGELNGAQPASEIEKLLQTVLGDAEGEPEQPDENDFFAQIERARGMGAYDQAIDALQSAIAEDSKEIKYQTLLSEVLMDVERLEDAQQVLDNVTDEKAKAPALARLFFLQEFLCFDSAESLQFRVAQDANDMEARYYLACNCVLAGEAEAAMELLLEIVQKDRSYKDDGARLALLKIFDMLEGKSVVAKYRRRLFANLH comes from the coding sequence ATGTCGGATGCCAATTACGTCGTTGAAGTTAACGAGACCAATATTAATGACATCGTGCAGATGTCCGCACGGGTTCCGGTGCTGTTGGATTTCTGGGCGGATTGGTGCGAACCCTGCAAAGCGTTGGCACCGGTACTTGATGCGCTGGTGACGAAATACCAAGGCAAATTTATATTGGCAAAAGTCGATACAGAGGCCAATCCGGGGTTGTGCCAACAGCTAGGCGTGCGCAGCATTCCAGCATTGAAATTGATTGTTCAGGGTCAGTTAGCTGGTGAGCTTAACGGCGCTCAGCCTGCGTCAGAAATTGAAAAGCTGCTGCAAACGGTATTAGGCGATGCAGAGGGCGAACCCGAGCAGCCTGATGAAAATGATTTTTTTGCACAGATCGAGCGCGCTCGGGGCATGGGGGCTTATGACCAGGCGATTGATGCATTGCAATCTGCAATAGCAGAAGATTCTAAGGAAATAAAGTACCAAACCCTGCTCTCCGAAGTTTTGATGGATGTTGAGCGTCTCGAGGATGCGCAACAGGTTCTGGATAACGTAACGGACGAAAAAGCGAAAGCGCCCGCTTTGGCACGCCTGTTTTTCCTGCAGGAATTCTTGTGTTTTGACAGCGCAGAGTCTTTACAATTTCGTGTCGCGCAAGACGCGAATGATATGGAAGCCCGTTATTATCTGGCCTGTAATTGCGTATTGGCCGGCGAGGCGGAAGCCGCAATGGAATTACTTCTGGAAATAGTACAAAAGGACCGCAGTTACAAGGACGACGGCGCACGCTTGGCGCTGTTAAAAATATTCGATATGTTGGAAGGTAAATCGGTGGTGGCAAAGTACCGGCGCCGGTTGTTCGCCAACCTTCATTGA
- a CDS encoding tetratricopeptide repeat protein, translated as MTVSSITSVSNGSGLVASLFFRTATRLIEIQCQRGRIYPSRLSLKMLQYSADHGHISAMSRLGGLLFDCGCGRADKRSGLEYIRRAAKSGDIEAQFLLGKACFEGKITPKDCKAATHWLVLAADSGHTRAAMVLKQCENNLENADIHQVALA; from the coding sequence ATGACAGTAAGCAGCATCACAAGTGTCAGTAACGGAAGCGGACTGGTTGCCAGTCTTTTTTTTCGCACTGCGACAAGACTCATTGAAATTCAATGCCAGCGGGGACGTATTTACCCCTCCAGGCTTTCCTTAAAAATGCTGCAGTATTCTGCAGACCACGGACATATTTCTGCCATGTCACGTCTGGGTGGATTGTTGTTCGATTGCGGTTGCGGCCGGGCTGACAAGCGCAGTGGTCTTGAATATATCCGCAGGGCCGCGAAAAGCGGAGATATCGAAGCGCAGTTTTTGTTAGGCAAAGCCTGTTTTGAAGGCAAAATCACACCGAAAGATTGCAAAGCTGCTACCCATTGGCTGGTGTTGGCAGCGGATAGTGGCCACACCCGTGCAGCAATGGTTCTGAAGCAGTGCGAGAATAATCTGGAAAACGCAGATATTCATCAGGTAGCGTTAGCGTAG
- a CDS encoding phasin family protein, translating into MSEGMKPPISASEDHVAEDEMNLSGKKASLADNQVGQLAEQMADRVKESASQIWLAGLGAYSKAEEEGGRLFDSLVQDGEKLEARTRAIVDKPLNVAREKVETVRARATGSWEKVEKAFDIRVSKALHRLNIPTRADVDNLKKRIEELERKLDSAKGKSSSK; encoded by the coding sequence ATGAGTGAAGGGATGAAACCGCCGATTTCGGCCTCGGAAGATCATGTTGCTGAGGATGAAATGAATTTGTCCGGGAAAAAAGCATCGTTAGCTGATAATCAGGTAGGGCAGCTAGCCGAGCAAATGGCCGATCGGGTTAAAGAATCCGCCAGTCAGATCTGGTTGGCGGGACTTGGAGCCTACTCCAAAGCGGAAGAAGAGGGGGGCCGGCTATTCGATTCATTGGTTCAGGATGGCGAAAAGCTGGAAGCCAGAACCAGAGCCATTGTGGATAAGCCGCTGAATGTCGCTCGGGAGAAAGTAGAAACGGTCCGTGCCCGCGCCACTGGATCGTGGGAAAAGGTAGAAAAGGCCTTCGATATCCGTGTATCGAAGGCGCTCCACCGACTCAACATTCCGACACGGGCGGATGTGGATAACCTGAAAAAACGCATCGAAGAGCTGGAGCGGAAATTAGATTCTGCAAAAGGTAAATCTTCTAGCAAGTAG
- the mfd gene encoding transcription-repair coupling factor produces MTIDFLNNFPKKAGDQRVWANLLGSGSAWAISQAAGQHEGLVLVITANTQHAIQLEQEIPFYAQTDLQIYSFPDWETLPYDSFSPHQDIVSQRLSTLYRLPTLRKGILIVPASTLMHRVAPVSFLQGQTLMLDIGQKFDIDSVRSRLEQAGYRSVETVMDHGEYAVRGAIMDLFPMGSRFPYRIELFDDEIDTLRSFDPETQRSVEKVEQIRLLPAKEFPLNDQARARFKDNFKQHFDVDPRSCHLYQDISEGLASAGIEYYLPLFFESTATLFDYLPDDTLLMTAENLQDSAEHFWNDCLSRYEDLRYDRVRPILPPQDLFIAVDEMNRALKLRPRIAMRSGVGDDKPHHSTLPLSKPPELPVDAKATNPLMHVESYCLMAREDNKRVLFIAESAGRRDSLLELLKRIRIQPKAAESWTEFLTETSAPHMIGIADISAGLELADPLISVITESQLFGNRVIQQRRRKRGDDNAENVIRNLTELNTGDPVVHIDHGVGRYHGLQNLEIDGQKQEFLTLEYANKAKLYVPVSSLHLISRYSGASDTHAPLHKLGTDHWNKEKRKAAEQIHDTAAELLNIYARRAAKPGQVFEINRADYEIFCQGFPFEETPDQQAAIDAVIGDLTSDRPTDRLVCGDVGFGKTEVAMRAAYVAIQNNKQVAILVPTTLLAQQHYETFKDRFADWPVEIEVLSRFKTGKEQTQALKQIAEGKVDIIVGTHKLLQESVQFSNLGLIIVDEEHRFGVRHKERLKEIRSEVDMLTLTATPIPRTLNMAMSGVRDMSIIATPPAKRLSIKTFVREDNSSVTKEAVLRELLRGGQVYFLHNEVKSIERRAEEIQKLIPEARVVVAHGQMRERQLEQVMTDFYHKRFNVLMCTTIIETGIDVPSANTIIIDRADKLGLAQLHQLRGRVGRSHHQAYAYLLTPNPKAITADARKRLEAIAEAHDLGAGFTLASHDLEIRGAGELLGEEQSGNMTSIGFSLYMEMLEEAVQAIKEGKTPNLDKPLRQGADINLRIPALITEDYVRDVHSRLIAYKRIANAKDDDALFELRVELVDRFGSLPESTQNLFRLTSIKLRAQALGLAKVDAGPKGGRIEFGADTKVHPLTIVKLVQNQPQFYKLEGADKLRFQIESETAEARLQLTEEILDKLSPANGSK; encoded by the coding sequence ATGACTATTGATTTTCTTAATAATTTTCCAAAAAAAGCAGGCGACCAACGGGTCTGGGCCAACCTACTGGGCAGCGGCTCTGCTTGGGCAATAAGCCAGGCTGCAGGCCAGCATGAAGGCTTGGTTCTGGTGATCACGGCCAATACCCAGCACGCCATTCAGCTGGAACAGGAAATCCCCTTCTACGCCCAGACTGACCTGCAGATATACTCCTTCCCGGATTGGGAAACCTTACCCTACGACAGCTTTTCGCCGCACCAGGATATCGTCTCGCAACGTCTATCCACGTTGTACCGGCTACCCACGCTCCGCAAAGGCATTCTGATTGTTCCCGCATCCACCTTGATGCATCGGGTGGCACCGGTCAGTTTCCTGCAGGGTCAAACCCTGATGCTTGATATCGGGCAGAAATTCGACATCGACAGTGTCCGCTCCAGACTGGAGCAGGCCGGGTATCGCAGCGTTGAAACGGTAATGGACCACGGGGAATATGCCGTACGTGGCGCTATCATGGACCTGTTTCCGATGGGCAGTCGCTTTCCTTACCGCATCGAATTGTTTGATGATGAAATCGATACCCTGCGCTCATTCGATCCCGAGACACAACGCTCTGTTGAAAAAGTGGAACAAATCCGACTATTACCGGCGAAAGAATTTCCGCTAAACGACCAGGCACGCGCTCGCTTCAAAGACAACTTTAAACAGCATTTTGATGTCGACCCCCGTAGCTGCCATCTATATCAGGATATCAGTGAGGGCCTGGCCAGCGCCGGCATAGAATATTATTTGCCGTTATTCTTCGAAAGCACCGCAACTCTGTTTGATTATTTACCCGACGATACACTGTTGATGACTGCTGAAAACCTGCAGGACAGTGCGGAACATTTCTGGAATGACTGCCTGAGCCGCTATGAAGATCTGCGCTACGATCGCGTACGCCCTATTCTTCCACCGCAGGATTTGTTCATCGCCGTTGATGAAATGAACCGGGCTCTGAAACTAAGACCCCGCATCGCAATGCGGTCCGGTGTAGGTGACGACAAACCTCATCACAGCACACTGCCCTTGTCCAAGCCACCGGAGTTGCCCGTTGATGCAAAGGCAACAAACCCGCTGATGCACGTCGAGTCCTATTGCTTAATGGCCCGTGAAGATAACAAACGGGTGTTATTCATTGCGGAATCGGCTGGTCGCCGGGACAGCCTTCTGGAATTGCTGAAGCGTATCCGCATTCAACCAAAGGCGGCGGAAAGCTGGACTGAATTTCTGACAGAAACCAGCGCCCCTCATATGATCGGCATTGCTGATATCAGCGCCGGACTGGAACTGGCCGATCCCCTGATTTCCGTCATCACCGAATCGCAGTTATTCGGCAACCGGGTTATTCAACAGCGTCGCCGCAAACGGGGTGACGACAACGCCGAAAACGTAATACGCAACCTGACCGAACTCAACACCGGGGATCCTGTTGTCCACATCGATCATGGTGTAGGACGTTATCACGGCCTGCAAAACCTTGAAATAGACGGGCAAAAGCAGGAATTCCTAACCCTGGAGTACGCCAACAAAGCCAAACTGTACGTGCCGGTCTCTTCATTGCATCTGATCAGCCGCTATTCCGGTGCCAGCGATACGCACGCCCCGTTGCACAAACTCGGCACAGATCACTGGAATAAAGAAAAGCGCAAAGCCGCAGAGCAGATCCATGACACCGCAGCAGAATTGTTAAATATCTACGCTCGCCGGGCCGCTAAACCCGGCCAGGTATTTGAAATCAACCGCGCCGATTATGAAATCTTCTGCCAGGGGTTTCCGTTTGAAGAGACTCCGGACCAACAAGCCGCCATAGACGCCGTAATCGGCGATTTAACCTCTGACCGCCCTACCGATCGCCTGGTCTGTGGCGATGTCGGATTCGGTAAAACCGAAGTCGCCATGCGCGCCGCCTATGTCGCTATCCAGAATAACAAACAAGTCGCGATACTGGTGCCCACCACGCTGCTCGCCCAACAGCATTATGAAACATTCAAGGATCGCTTTGCCGATTGGCCGGTCGAGATTGAAGTACTTTCCCGTTTCAAAACCGGGAAAGAACAAACCCAGGCATTAAAACAAATCGCCGAAGGCAAGGTGGATATCATAGTCGGCACCCACAAACTACTGCAGGAAAGCGTCCAATTCAGCAATCTCGGGTTAATTATTGTGGATGAAGAACACCGCTTTGGTGTGCGCCACAAAGAACGCCTGAAAGAAATTCGCTCTGAAGTCGATATGCTGACGCTGACGGCAACACCCATACCCCGGACCCTGAATATGGCGATGTCCGGAGTACGGGATATGTCCATTATTGCGACCCCCCCGGCAAAACGGCTTTCCATCAAAACCTTTGTCCGAGAAGATAATAGCAGCGTCACCAAGGAAGCAGTGCTTCGGGAATTGCTGCGTGGCGGTCAGGTCTATTTTCTTCATAACGAAGTGAAGTCGATCGAACGAAGGGCAGAAGAAATCCAAAAGCTGATTCCCGAAGCACGGGTCGTCGTTGCGCATGGCCAAATGCGGGAAAGGCAATTGGAACAAGTCATGACGGACTTCTATCACAAGCGCTTCAATGTATTGATGTGCACCACGATTATTGAGACCGGTATCGACGTTCCCTCTGCCAACACCATTATTATCGACCGTGCTGACAAGCTCGGTCTGGCCCAATTACATCAATTGCGTGGCCGGGTTGGACGTTCACATCACCAGGCCTATGCCTATCTGTTAACCCCTAACCCCAAAGCAATTACTGCCGACGCACGAAAACGCCTGGAAGCCATTGCCGAAGCGCACGATCTGGGTGCCGGATTCACTCTGGCCAGTCACGACCTGGAAATACGCGGCGCAGGTGAGCTACTGGGAGAGGAACAGAGTGGCAACATGACCAGCATCGGCTTCTCCCTGTATATGGAAATGCTGGAAGAAGCCGTTCAGGCAATAAAGGAAGGTAAAACGCCCAACCTGGACAAACCGCTACGCCAGGGCGCAGACATTAATTTACGCATCCCGGCGCTGATTACTGAAGACTACGTCCGCGATGTACATTCACGGTTGATTGCCTATAAACGTATCGCTAATGCGAAAGACGACGACGCACTGTTCGAATTACGGGTGGAACTGGTTGACCGGTTCGGCAGCTTACCTGAGTCGACCCAAAATCTGTTCCGCCTCACCAGTATCAAATTACGTGCCCAAGCGCTCGGCCTTGCCAAAGTGGATGCGGGACCAAAAGGCGGCCGCATTGAATTTGGCGCCGACACCAAAGTACATCCCCTAACCATTGTGAAATTGGTTCAGAATCAACCCCAGTTTTATAAATTAGAAGGCGCTGATAAACTCAGATTCCAGATCGAGAGTGAAACCGCTGAAGCGCGGCTGCAGCTAACCGAAGAAATACTCGACAAACTATCCCCGGCGAATGGTTCAAAATGA